Proteins encoded in a region of the Cyanobacteria bacterium FACHB-DQ100 genome:
- a CDS encoding IS6 family transposase: MLNLRWYCRYSLSYRELEAMMAERGVAVDHSTLSRWVLKFVPELDRLCRKDF, encoded by the coding sequence GTGCTGAATTTGCGCTGGTATTGTCGTTATTCCTTAAGCTATCGGGAGTTGGAAGCAATGATGGCGGAGCGTGGAGTCGCTGTGGATCATTCCACCCTCAGTCGCTGGGTGCTGAAATTTGTGCCCGAACTGGATAGGTTGTGTCGCAAAGATTTTTAA
- a CDS encoding helix-turn-helix transcriptional regulator: protein MARQKKNVKSKETSAAAPQPSRTQKAKQKTKPTNAAERPKTSPDLFSDHHTTRMASALPIWEAGNILTQRKHLPWDNDPDGKLYYARDIGDGQGAIHFWVTENLEDEHPATLAGAAALAVIDTFDIRAACMHLIYAAHAAQLERPWEQELIIDDRQIEAYLGLKKRTDKNRREKLALIEELVKQPCKITTFISLPTQGRVKGFTVEEGRLWHIMGTRYHYQQDLFGNKELTGMTFIVKPGLWARYFLNEEGKRDRTAYHQLGNLPQTLLESVMSLWQHREGAARLIVWLLFKAQFNRQDPLNVQTLMEVAYGNQKIQQAKQSSEFRKKLASTWDEDLLTLHDRGWSIQFDLETYPLELQPPGFGRDEVQRPRGFFDRLLAAKLWITPAEDWQTEAISAAKLEEREESGSTIVIEDQRLTGQQVKLLRQAKKWSQRKLSQLSGMSQGLISLIENEERSISPENEQVLRQLFEQEM, encoded by the coding sequence ATGGCTCGTCAAAAGAAGAATGTGAAATCAAAGGAGACTTCTGCCGCTGCACCACAACCTTCTCGAACTCAAAAGGCAAAACAGAAAACGAAGCCAACCAACGCAGCCGAGCGACCGAAAACGAGCCCGGATCTCTTTTCTGACCATCACACAACGCGGATGGCATCGGCCTTACCAATTTGGGAAGCAGGAAATATTCTGACTCAGCGTAAACATCTACCTTGGGATAACGATCCTGATGGCAAGCTGTACTATGCGCGAGACATTGGAGATGGGCAAGGTGCGATTCATTTTTGGGTGACAGAGAATCTAGAAGACGAACATCCAGCGACGCTTGCAGGAGCAGCGGCGCTAGCAGTGATTGATACCTTTGATATTCGTGCGGCTTGTATGCATTTAATCTACGCAGCACACGCGGCACAGCTAGAGCGCCCTTGGGAACAGGAGTTAATTATTGACGATCGACAAATCGAAGCCTATTTAGGACTGAAAAAACGCACTGATAAAAATCGCAGAGAAAAGCTCGCGCTGATCGAGGAATTAGTCAAACAGCCCTGCAAAATCACCACCTTTATTTCGTTGCCAACTCAAGGACGAGTCAAAGGGTTTACGGTCGAAGAAGGGCGACTGTGGCACATTATGGGAACACGCTATCACTATCAGCAAGATCTATTTGGCAATAAAGAACTTACGGGAATGACGTTTATTGTTAAGCCAGGACTGTGGGCGAGATATTTTCTGAACGAGGAAGGGAAGCGCGATCGCACTGCGTATCACCAACTTGGAAATCTGCCGCAAACCTTACTTGAAAGTGTAATGAGCCTCTGGCAGCATCGAGAAGGGGCAGCCCGATTAATTGTTTGGCTTTTGTTCAAAGCACAGTTTAATCGTCAAGATCCGCTGAATGTTCAAACTCTGATGGAAGTCGCGTATGGTAATCAGAAAATTCAGCAAGCAAAACAAAGTAGTGAGTTTCGCAAAAAATTAGCGAGTACTTGGGATGAAGATTTACTGACGTTGCACGATCGCGGATGGTCAATTCAGTTTGATTTGGAAACGTATCCTCTGGAACTTCAGCCACCAGGATTTGGGCGCGATGAGGTTCAGCGTCCTCGCGGCTTCTTCGATCGACTACTTGCTGCGAAACTGTGGATTACACCTGCTGAAGATTGGCAGACCGAAGCAATTTCAGCCGCAAAGCTCGAAGAGCGTGAAGAGTCTGGATCGACAATTGTAATCGAAGATCAAAGATTGACTGGGCAACAAGTAAAACTGCTACGTCAGGCAAAGAAATGGAGTCAGCGTAAGCTTTCTCAGTTAAGTGGGATGAGCCAGGGGCTGATTTCGCTGATCGAGAATGAGGAGCGATCGATTAGTCCTGAAAATGAGCAGGTTTTGCGCCAGTTATTTGAGCAAGAAATGTGA
- a CDS encoding helix-turn-helix transcriptional regulator, with protein MYILNAPTGIKEGRQLLGRMIRAARAMRGWTLDDLKEQIAQNVSYRSDSGIEPYIVSKSQLSVLERGQPVLDPLLFESIAVLELLDHPIEQRALTIAEIKAINCGLFDPKTGAWLSSEPSRVLTQSVIAS; from the coding sequence ATGTACATTCTGAATGCACCAACGGGAATTAAAGAAGGTCGTCAATTGCTCGGCAGAATGATCAGGGCTGCCCGTGCGATGCGCGGTTGGACGCTCGATGATCTCAAGGAGCAGATTGCCCAGAATGTCTCTTACCGTAGCGATTCTGGCATCGAACCTTACATTGTCAGTAAATCTCAGTTGAGTGTTTTAGAACGCGGTCAGCCTGTTCTTGATCCGCTGTTGTTTGAGTCGATCGCGGTTCTAGAATTACTAGATCATCCGATTGAGCAACGCGCTCTCACGATCGCAGAAATCAAAGCGATTAACTGCGGACTGTTCGATCCGAAAACTGGGGCATGGCTCAGTTCTGAGCCTTCAAGAGTTTTGACACAATCCGTGATTGCAAGTTGA